The Camelus ferus isolate YT-003-E chromosome 4, BCGSAC_Cfer_1.0, whole genome shotgun sequence genome has a segment encoding these proteins:
- the FAM219A gene encoding protein FAM219A isoform X3, with protein MMEEIDRFQDPAAASISDGDCDAREGESVAMNYKPSPLQVKLEKQRELARKGSLKNGSMGSPVNQQPKKNNVMARTRLVVPNKGYSSLDQSPDEKPLVALDTDSDDDFDMSRYSSSGYSSAEQINQDLNIQLLKDGYRLDEIPDDEDLDLIPPKSVNPTCMCCQATSSTACHIQ; from the exons gaCCCAGCCGCCGCCTCTATCTCAGACGGAGACTGTGACGCCCGGGAGGGTGAGTCAGTAGCCATGAATTACAAACCATCCCCGCTCCAAGTGAAGCTGG agaagcagagggagctgGCCCGGAAGGGCTCCCTGAAGAATGGCAGCATGGGCAGCCCCGTCAACCAGCAGCCCAAGAAGAACAATGTCATGGCCCGGACAAG GCTGGTCGTCCCCAATAAAGGCTACTCCTCGCTTGACCAGAGCCCAGACGAGAAGCCACTGGTAGCCCTTGACACGGACAG TGATGATGACTTTGACATGTCCAGATATTCCTCCTCTGGCTACTCCTCTGCTGAG CAGATCAACCAAGATTTGAACATTCAGCTGCTGAAGGACGGCTACCGGTTAGACGAGATCCCTGACGACGAGGACCTGGACCTCATTCCCCCCAAGTCCGTGAACCCCACCTGCATGTGCTGCCAGGCCACGTCCTCCACCGCCTGCCACATTCAGTAG
- the FAM219A gene encoding protein FAM219A isoform X6, translating into MMEEIDRFQDPAAASISDGDCDAREEKQRELARKGSLKNGSMGSPVNQQPKKNNVMARTRLVVPNKGYSSLDQSPDEKPLVALDTDSDDDFDMSRYSSSGYSSAEQINQDLNIQLLKDGYRLDEIPDDEDLDLIPPKSVNPTCMCCQATSSTACHIQ; encoded by the exons gaCCCAGCCGCCGCCTCTATCTCAGACGGAGACTGTGACGCCCGGGAGG agaagcagagggagctgGCCCGGAAGGGCTCCCTGAAGAATGGCAGCATGGGCAGCCCCGTCAACCAGCAGCCCAAGAAGAACAATGTCATGGCCCGGACAAG GCTGGTCGTCCCCAATAAAGGCTACTCCTCGCTTGACCAGAGCCCAGACGAGAAGCCACTGGTAGCCCTTGACACGGACAG TGATGATGACTTTGACATGTCCAGATATTCCTCCTCTGGCTACTCCTCTGCTGAG CAGATCAACCAAGATTTGAACATTCAGCTGCTGAAGGACGGCTACCGGTTAGACGAGATCCCTGACGACGAGGACCTGGACCTCATTCCCCCCAAGTCCGTGAACCCCACCTGCATGTGCTGCCAGGCCACGTCCTCCACCGCCTGCCACATTCAGTAG
- the C4H9orf24 gene encoding spermatid-specific manchette-related protein 1 isoform X2: MFLFSHKTKTPISTYSDSYRAPTSIKEVYKDPPLWAWEANKFVTPGLTQTMRRHVDPEALQKMVKCAVQDYSYKGSIPGHPYLPEKYWLFQEEDNCNPNYLCGNQYNKWRMGPYNCTGWNKCTTYLPRLPKEAGMETVVRGMPLVYPPKPERLNAYEREVVVNMLNSLSRNQPLSQITPRCGCVDPLPGRLPFQGYESACSGRHYCLRGMDYCVAGPPCIERRLRPSCAEQPTECIALRAPGRNAMCCYNSPAIVLPLSEP; encoded by the exons ATGTTCCTCTTTTCCCATAAGACCAAGACCCCCATCAGCACCTACAGTGACTCGTACAGGGCTCCTACCTCCATCAAGGAGGTCTATAAGGACCCACCTCTGTGGGCCTGGGAAGCCAACAAGTTTGTGACCCCG GGCCTGACTCAGACTATGCGGCGCCACGTGGATCCTGAAGCCCTGCAGAAGATGGTCAAATGTGCTGTGCAGGACTACAGCTATAAGGGGTCCATACCAGGCCACCCCTACTTGCCTGAGAAATACTGGCTCTTTCAAGAGGAAG ACAATTGCAACCCAAACTACCTGTGTGGTAACCAGTATAACAAATGGAGGATGGGACCGTACAACTGCACCGGCTGGAACAAATGTACCACATACCTTCCCCGGCTGCCTAAG GAGGCCGGGATGGAGACAGTAGTTCGAGGAATGCCCTTGGTGTACCCTCCTAAGCCGGAGCGACTCAACGCCTACG AGCGAGAGGTAGTGGTGAACATGCTGAACTCGCTGTCCCGCAACCAGCCGCTGTCGCAGATCACGCCTCGCTGCGGGTGCGTGGACCCGCTGCCGGGCCGCCTGCCCTTCCAGGGTTATGAAAGCGCTTGCTCGGGCCGCCACTACTGTCTGCGCGGGATGGACTACTGCGTCGCCGGGCCACCCTGCATCGAACGCCGCCTGCGGCCTTCGTGCGCAGAGCAGCCGACT GAGTGTATCGCCCTGCGAGCACCGGGCCGGAATGCAATGTGCTGTTATAACTCCCCCGCCATCGTACTACCCTTGTCCGAACCTTAG
- the C4H9orf24 gene encoding spermatid-specific manchette-related protein 1 isoform X1: protein MFLFSHKTKTPISTYSDSYRAPTSIKEVYKDPPLWAWEANKFVTPGLTQTMRRHVDPEALQKMVKCAVQDYSYKGSIPGHPYLPEKYWLFQEEDNCNPNYLCGNQYNKWRMGPYNCTGWNKCTTYLPRLPKEAGMETVVRGMPLVYPPKPERLNAYEREVVVNMLNSLSRNQPLSQITPRCGCVDPLPGRLPFQGYESACSGRHYCLRGMDYCVAGPPCIERRLRPSCAEQPTVRSVSPCEHRAGMQCAVITPPPSYYPCPNLRWDTSHFKKTGGPQRNNYVVHPEFVSENYPDYHCW from the exons ATGTTCCTCTTTTCCCATAAGACCAAGACCCCCATCAGCACCTACAGTGACTCGTACAGGGCTCCTACCTCCATCAAGGAGGTCTATAAGGACCCACCTCTGTGGGCCTGGGAAGCCAACAAGTTTGTGACCCCG GGCCTGACTCAGACTATGCGGCGCCACGTGGATCCTGAAGCCCTGCAGAAGATGGTCAAATGTGCTGTGCAGGACTACAGCTATAAGGGGTCCATACCAGGCCACCCCTACTTGCCTGAGAAATACTGGCTCTTTCAAGAGGAAG ACAATTGCAACCCAAACTACCTGTGTGGTAACCAGTATAACAAATGGAGGATGGGACCGTACAACTGCACCGGCTGGAACAAATGTACCACATACCTTCCCCGGCTGCCTAAG GAGGCCGGGATGGAGACAGTAGTTCGAGGAATGCCCTTGGTGTACCCTCCTAAGCCGGAGCGACTCAACGCCTACG AGCGAGAGGTAGTGGTGAACATGCTGAACTCGCTGTCCCGCAACCAGCCGCTGTCGCAGATCACGCCTCGCTGCGGGTGCGTGGACCCGCTGCCGGGCCGCCTGCCCTTCCAGGGTTATGAAAGCGCTTGCTCGGGCCGCCACTACTGTCTGCGCGGGATGGACTACTGCGTCGCCGGGCCACCCTGCATCGAACGCCGCCTGCGGCCTTCGTGCGCAGAGCAGCCGACTGTAAG GAGTGTATCGCCCTGCGAGCACCGGGCCGGAATGCAATGTGCTGTTATAACTCCCCCGCCATCGTACTACCCTTGTCCGAACCTTAG ATGGGACACAAGTCACTTCAAGAAGACCGGTGGCCCCCAGAGAAACAACTATGTGGTCCACCCTGAGTTTGTGTCGGAGAACTATCCTGATTACCACTGCTGGTAG
- the C4H9orf24 gene encoding spermatid-specific manchette-related protein 1 isoform X3, with product MRRHVDPEALQKMVKCAVQDYSYKGSIPGHPYLPEKYWLFQEEDNCNPNYLCGNQYNKWRMGPYNCTGWNKCTTYLPRLPKEAGMETVVRGMPLVYPPKPERLNAYEREVVVNMLNSLSRNQPLSQITPRCGCVDPLPGRLPFQGYESACSGRHYCLRGMDYCVAGPPCIERRLRPSCAEQPTVRSVSPCEHRAGMQCAVITPPPSYYPCPNLRWDTSHFKKTGGPQRNNYVVHPEFVSENYPDYHCW from the exons ATGCGGCGCCACGTGGATCCTGAAGCCCTGCAGAAGATGGTCAAATGTGCTGTGCAGGACTACAGCTATAAGGGGTCCATACCAGGCCACCCCTACTTGCCTGAGAAATACTGGCTCTTTCAAGAGGAAG ACAATTGCAACCCAAACTACCTGTGTGGTAACCAGTATAACAAATGGAGGATGGGACCGTACAACTGCACCGGCTGGAACAAATGTACCACATACCTTCCCCGGCTGCCTAAG GAGGCCGGGATGGAGACAGTAGTTCGAGGAATGCCCTTGGTGTACCCTCCTAAGCCGGAGCGACTCAACGCCTACG AGCGAGAGGTAGTGGTGAACATGCTGAACTCGCTGTCCCGCAACCAGCCGCTGTCGCAGATCACGCCTCGCTGCGGGTGCGTGGACCCGCTGCCGGGCCGCCTGCCCTTCCAGGGTTATGAAAGCGCTTGCTCGGGCCGCCACTACTGTCTGCGCGGGATGGACTACTGCGTCGCCGGGCCACCCTGCATCGAACGCCGCCTGCGGCCTTCGTGCGCAGAGCAGCCGACTGTAAG GAGTGTATCGCCCTGCGAGCACCGGGCCGGAATGCAATGTGCTGTTATAACTCCCCCGCCATCGTACTACCCTTGTCCGAACCTTAG ATGGGACACAAGTCACTTCAAGAAGACCGGTGGCCCCCAGAGAAACAACTATGTGGTCCACCCTGAGTTTGTGTCGGAGAACTATCCTGATTACCACTGCTGGTAG
- the C4H9orf24 gene encoding spermatid-specific manchette-related protein 1 isoform X4: METVVRGMPLVYPPKPERLNAYEREVVVNMLNSLSRNQPLSQITPRCGCVDPLPGRLPFQGYESACSGRHYCLRGMDYCVAGPPCIERRLRPSCAEQPTVRSVSPCEHRAGMQCAVITPPPSYYPCPNLRWDTSHFKKTGGPQRNNYVVHPEFVSENYPDYHCW; this comes from the exons ATGGAGACAGTAGTTCGAGGAATGCCCTTGGTGTACCCTCCTAAGCCGGAGCGACTCAACGCCTACG AGCGAGAGGTAGTGGTGAACATGCTGAACTCGCTGTCCCGCAACCAGCCGCTGTCGCAGATCACGCCTCGCTGCGGGTGCGTGGACCCGCTGCCGGGCCGCCTGCCCTTCCAGGGTTATGAAAGCGCTTGCTCGGGCCGCCACTACTGTCTGCGCGGGATGGACTACTGCGTCGCCGGGCCACCCTGCATCGAACGCCGCCTGCGGCCTTCGTGCGCAGAGCAGCCGACTGTAAG GAGTGTATCGCCCTGCGAGCACCGGGCCGGAATGCAATGTGCTGTTATAACTCCCCCGCCATCGTACTACCCTTGTCCGAACCTTAG ATGGGACACAAGTCACTTCAAGAAGACCGGTGGCCCCCAGAGAAACAACTATGTGGTCCACCCTGAGTTTGTGTCGGAGAACTATCCTGATTACCACTGCTGGTAG